A portion of the Cytophagales bacterium genome contains these proteins:
- a CDS encoding zinc-dependent peptidase — MIFLITYLPYSLNDTQGGFYKEDAISVAITIISFLGVALYFYLKYNSYELKNVRKYSKPFDIKQLAVLKKYFQYYNYLSPTDQKKFENRVHKFVINKRFLARRRPEVTDKMKVMIAASAVQLTFGLPEIHFSHFRTIIVYPEKYYSYEGRSVNIGEVHHKGVIVLSWKDFIKGYAIPDDSLNVGLHEMAHALLLENKIPNIQYRFLDRLSLSKLSGVSKREIERIRKGKQTFLRKYAGINSMEFFAVSVEYFFEQPTKLQKEIPDLYDALSKLLNQNPLAH; from the coding sequence ATGATTTTTCTTATCACTTACTTACCGTACAGCTTAAATGATACTCAGGGTGGTTTTTATAAAGAAGATGCGATTAGTGTGGCTATTACTATTATTTCATTCTTAGGAGTGGCTTTATACTTTTACCTGAAATATAATTCATACGAATTGAAAAATGTACGTAAATACAGCAAACCTTTTGATATAAAACAACTGGCAGTCCTAAAGAAATATTTTCAATATTACAACTATTTATCCCCCACTGATCAAAAAAAATTCGAGAACAGAGTCCATAAGTTCGTCATAAATAAACGTTTTTTAGCCAGACGCAGGCCTGAAGTAACAGATAAAATGAAGGTTATGATCGCAGCTTCAGCGGTACAGCTTACTTTTGGCTTGCCAGAAATCCATTTCAGCCATTTTAGAACCATTATTGTATATCCTGAAAAGTATTACTCTTATGAAGGCAGGTCTGTAAATATAGGAGAAGTTCACCATAAGGGAGTCATTGTTTTATCATGGAAAGATTTTATTAAAGGCTATGCAATTCCTGATGATTCTTTAAATGTTGGTTTACATGAGATGGCGCATGCGCTCTTGTTAGAAAATAAAATTCCAAATATTCAGTATAGATTTCTTGACAGGTTAAGCTTATCAAAATTATCAGGGGTGAGTAAAAGGGAAATTGAGCGGATAAGAAAAGGTAAGCAGACTTTTTTACGAAAATATGCTGGCATAAACAGCATGGAGTTCTTTGCAGTGAGCGTAGAGTATTTTTTTGAACAGCCTACTAAGTTACAAAAAGAGATTCCTGATCTCTATGATGCGCTTAGTAAATTACTAAATCAAAACCCGTTAGCTCATTAG